In one window of Streptomyces roseofulvus DNA:
- a CDS encoding DUF6912 family protein: protein MRVYVPLTLPGLAQAHKAGELGPGPLTAYAVTPALREWYVSDDIEELEYAALSRAAAASLRLVAGDPEAPRRRVVVAVDIADRDATVDPDRGLDAGAIGEVRIAGAVALAKAAAVHADADDAEADVTAAAAALGAADQGDDDAQFVVDGAEDHELLWFGVQEIPSLLG, encoded by the coding sequence ATGCGCGTGTACGTTCCTCTGACCCTTCCCGGTCTCGCACAGGCGCACAAGGCGGGCGAGCTCGGGCCCGGCCCGCTGACCGCCTACGCCGTCACGCCCGCGCTGCGCGAGTGGTACGTCTCCGACGACATCGAGGAGCTGGAGTACGCGGCGCTCAGCCGCGCCGCCGCCGCCTCGCTGCGGCTCGTCGCGGGCGACCCCGAGGCGCCGCGGCGCCGGGTGGTCGTCGCCGTCGACATCGCCGACCGGGACGCCACCGTCGACCCGGACCGCGGGCTCGACGCCGGCGCGATCGGCGAGGTGCGGATCGCCGGCGCCGTGGCCCTCGCCAAGGCCGCCGCCGTGCACGCCGACGCGGACGACGCCGAGGCCGACGTCACCGCCGCGGCCGCCGCGCTCGGCGCCGCCGACCAGGGCGACGACGACGCCCAGTTCGTCGTGGACGGGGCCGAGGACCACGAGCTGCTCTGGTTCGGGGTGCAGGAGATCCCCTCCCTGCTCGGCTGA
- a CDS encoding NAD-glutamate dehydrogenase has protein sequence MQTKLDEAKAELLERAARVAEHSPVGGRLPTGPEGERPDRDTVLDYLQRYYLHTAPEDLTDRDPDDVFGAALSHYRLAENRPQGTANVRVHTPTVEENGWTSSHSVVEVVTDDMPFLVDSVTNELSRQGRGIHVVIHPQVLVRRDITGKLIEVLSTQIHGELPHDALPESWIHVEIDRETDRADLKQITSDLLRVLSDVRETVEDWEKMRDAALRIADGLPAEPTASDLRPTEVEEAQELLRWLADDHFTFLGYREYELVDGDALAAVPGTGLGILRSDPHHTDGESGHHAHPVSPSFSRLPADARAKAREHKLLILTKANSRATVHRPSYLDYVGVKKFDADGNVIGERRFLGLFSSAAYTESVRRVPVVKRKVQEVLAGAGFSPNSHDGRDLLQILETYPRDELFQTPVDQLRSIVTSVLYLQERRRLRLYLRQDEYGRYYSALVYLPRDRYTTRVRLRIIDILKEELNGTSVDFTAWNTESILSRLHFVIRVEPGTVLAALTDADVDRIEARLVEAARSWADGFGEALNAEFGEERAAELLRRYGNAFSEGYKADHSPRAAVADLVRMEALAASGKDFALSLYEPVAAGPGERRFKIYKTGDQISLSAVLPVLNRLGVEVTDERPYELRCADRTHAWIYDFGLRMPAPTGNGGDYVGDDARERFQDAFAATWTGEAENDNFNSLVLSAGLTWREAMVLRAYAKYLRQAGSTFSQDYMEDTLRNNVHTTRLLVSLFEARMAPGRQRAGTELIDGILEELDGALDQVASLDEDRILRSFLTVIKATLRTNFFQKSSDGRQHSYVSMKFDPQAIPDLPAPRPAFEIWVYSPRVEGVHLRFGKVARGGLRWSDRREDFRTEILGLVKAQMVKNTVIVPVGAKGGFVAKQLPDPAVDRDAWLAEGIASYKTFISALLDITDNMVAGEVVPPVDVVRHDEDDTYLVVAADKGTATFSDIANGVAEEYGFWLGDAFASGGSAGYDHKGMGITARGAWESVKRHFRELGHDTQTEDFTVVGVGDMSGDVFGNGMLLSEHIRLVAAFDHRHIFIDPNPDAATSYAERRRLFDLPRSSWADYDTSLLSAGGGVHPRTAKSIPVNAHMRAALGIDEGVTKLTPAELMKAVLQAPVDLLWNGGIGTYVKSSVESNAEVGDKANDAIRVDGQDVRAKVVGEGGNLGATQLGRIEFARAGGPDRTGGKINTDAIDNSAGVDTSDHEVNIKILLNGLVAEGDMTVKQRNKILAEMTDEVGRLVLRNNYAQNTALANAVDQSPSLLHAHQRFMRRLGRDGALDRQLEFLPNDRQIRELLNNEKGLSQPELAVLLAYTKITVADELIGTELPDDPYLAGLLHAYFPTLLREKFGEAVDGHALRREIITTVLVNDTVNTGGSTFLHRLREETGASLEEIVRAQTAARAIFRLGDVWDAVEALDNKVPAEVQTRMRLHSRRLVERGTRWLLNNRPQPLAIGETIDFFAERVEQVWERLPELLRGADQEWYRSILDELTGFGVPEELAVRVAGFSSAFPTLDIVAIADRIEKDPLAVAEVYYDLADRLKITSLMDRIIELPRADRWQSMARASIREDLFAAHAALTSDVLVAGNGTSTPEERFKAWEEKNAAILGRARTTLDEIQGSDTFDLANLSVAMRTMRTLLRTHS, from the coding sequence ATGCAGACCAAGCTGGACGAAGCAAAGGCCGAGCTGCTCGAGAGGGCCGCCCGCGTAGCTGAGCACAGCCCGGTCGGGGGGCGACTTCCGACGGGCCCGGAGGGCGAGCGCCCGGACCGGGACACCGTGCTCGACTACCTCCAGCGCTACTACCTGCACACCGCCCCCGAGGACCTCACCGACCGCGACCCGGACGACGTCTTCGGCGCCGCGCTGTCCCACTACCGGCTCGCGGAGAACCGCCCCCAGGGCACCGCGAACGTCCGCGTGCACACCCCGACGGTCGAGGAGAACGGCTGGACCAGCAGCCACTCCGTCGTCGAGGTCGTCACCGACGACATGCCGTTCCTCGTGGACTCCGTCACCAACGAGCTCTCCCGCCAGGGCCGCGGCATCCACGTCGTGATCCACCCGCAGGTCCTCGTCCGCCGCGACATCACCGGCAAGCTCATCGAGGTCCTCTCCACCCAGATCCACGGCGAGCTGCCGCACGACGCGCTCCCCGAGTCCTGGATCCACGTCGAGATCGACCGCGAGACCGACCGCGCCGACCTCAAGCAGATCACCTCGGACCTCCTCCGCGTCCTCTCCGACGTCCGCGAGACCGTCGAGGACTGGGAGAAGATGCGCGACGCCGCGCTGCGCATCGCCGACGGCCTGCCCGCCGAGCCCACCGCCTCCGACCTGCGGCCCACCGAGGTCGAGGAGGCCCAGGAGCTGCTGCGCTGGCTCGCCGACGACCACTTCACCTTCCTCGGCTACCGCGAGTACGAGCTCGTCGACGGCGACGCGCTCGCCGCCGTGCCCGGCACCGGCCTCGGCATCCTGCGCTCCGACCCGCACCACACCGACGGCGAGTCCGGCCACCACGCCCACCCCGTCTCCCCGTCCTTCAGCCGGCTGCCCGCCGACGCCCGCGCCAAGGCCCGCGAGCACAAGCTGCTCATCCTGACCAAGGCCAACAGCCGCGCGACCGTCCACCGCCCCTCGTACCTCGACTACGTCGGCGTGAAGAAGTTCGACGCCGACGGCAACGTCATCGGCGAGCGCCGCTTCCTCGGCCTCTTCTCGTCCGCCGCGTACACCGAGTCGGTGCGCCGCGTCCCCGTCGTCAAGCGCAAGGTCCAGGAGGTGCTGGCCGGCGCCGGCTTCTCCCCGAACAGCCACGACGGCCGCGACCTGCTCCAGATCCTGGAGACCTACCCGCGCGACGAGCTGTTCCAGACCCCGGTCGACCAGCTCCGCTCCATCGTCACCAGCGTCCTGTACCTCCAGGAGCGGCGCCGGCTGCGGCTCTACCTGCGCCAGGACGAGTACGGCCGCTACTACTCGGCCCTCGTCTACCTGCCGCGCGACCGCTACACCACCCGCGTCCGGCTGCGGATCATCGACATCCTCAAGGAGGAGCTGAACGGCACCTCCGTCGACTTCACGGCCTGGAACACCGAGTCGATCCTCTCCCGCCTCCACTTCGTCATCCGCGTCGAGCCCGGCACCGTCCTCGCCGCCCTCACCGACGCCGACGTGGACCGCATCGAGGCCCGGCTCGTCGAGGCCGCCCGCTCCTGGGCCGACGGCTTCGGCGAGGCCCTCAACGCCGAGTTCGGCGAGGAGCGCGCCGCCGAGCTGCTGCGCCGCTACGGCAACGCCTTCTCCGAGGGCTACAAGGCCGACCACTCGCCGCGCGCCGCCGTCGCCGACCTGGTCCGCATGGAGGCCCTCGCCGCCAGCGGCAAGGACTTCGCGCTCTCCCTGTACGAGCCCGTCGCCGCCGGCCCCGGCGAGCGCCGCTTCAAGATCTACAAGACCGGCGACCAGATCTCCCTCTCCGCCGTCCTCCCGGTCCTCAACCGGCTCGGCGTCGAGGTCACCGACGAGCGTCCGTACGAGCTCCGCTGCGCCGACCGCACCCACGCCTGGATCTACGACTTCGGCCTGCGGATGCCCGCGCCCACCGGCAACGGCGGCGACTACGTCGGCGACGACGCCCGCGAGCGCTTCCAGGACGCCTTCGCGGCCACCTGGACCGGCGAGGCCGAGAACGACAACTTCAACTCCCTCGTCCTCTCCGCCGGGCTCACCTGGCGCGAGGCGATGGTGCTGCGCGCCTACGCCAAGTACCTGCGCCAGGCCGGCTCCACCTTCAGCCAGGACTACATGGAGGACACCCTCCGCAATAACGTCCACACCACGCGGCTGCTGGTCTCCCTCTTCGAGGCCCGGATGGCCCCGGGCCGGCAGCGCGCCGGCACCGAGCTCATCGACGGCATCCTGGAGGAGCTGGACGGCGCCCTCGACCAGGTCGCGAGCCTGGACGAGGACCGGATCCTGCGGTCCTTCCTCACCGTCATCAAGGCGACCCTGCGGACCAACTTCTTCCAGAAGTCGAGCGACGGCCGACAGCACTCCTACGTGTCGATGAAGTTCGACCCGCAGGCCATCCCCGACCTGCCGGCCCCGCGCCCCGCCTTCGAGATCTGGGTGTACTCGCCCCGCGTCGAGGGCGTCCACCTGCGCTTCGGCAAGGTCGCCCGAGGCGGTCTGCGCTGGTCCGACCGGCGCGAGGACTTCCGTACCGAGATCCTCGGCCTGGTCAAGGCGCAGATGGTGAAGAACACCGTCATCGTGCCCGTCGGCGCCAAGGGCGGCTTCGTCGCCAAGCAGCTCCCGGACCCCGCCGTGGACCGGGACGCCTGGCTGGCCGAGGGCATCGCCTCGTACAAGACCTTCATCTCGGCCCTGCTCGACATCACCGACAACATGGTCGCCGGCGAGGTCGTGCCCCCGGTCGACGTGGTCCGCCACGACGAGGACGACACTTACCTCGTCGTCGCCGCCGACAAGGGCACCGCCACCTTCTCCGACATCGCCAACGGCGTCGCGGAGGAGTACGGCTTCTGGCTCGGCGACGCCTTCGCCTCCGGCGGCTCCGCCGGCTACGACCACAAGGGCATGGGCATCACCGCCCGCGGCGCCTGGGAGTCCGTCAAGCGGCACTTCCGCGAGCTGGGCCACGACACCCAGACCGAGGACTTCACCGTCGTCGGCGTCGGCGACATGTCCGGCGACGTCTTCGGCAACGGCATGCTGCTCTCCGAGCACATCCGCCTCGTGGCCGCCTTCGACCACCGCCACATCTTCATCGACCCGAACCCGGACGCGGCCACCTCGTACGCCGAGCGCCGCCGCCTCTTCGACCTGCCCCGCTCCTCCTGGGCGGACTACGACACCTCGCTGCTCTCCGCGGGCGGCGGCGTCCACCCCCGTACCGCCAAGTCGATCCCGGTCAACGCCCACATGCGGGCCGCGCTCGGCATCGACGAGGGCGTCACCAAGCTGACGCCGGCCGAGCTGATGAAGGCCGTCCTCCAGGCCCCCGTGGACCTGCTGTGGAACGGCGGCATCGGCACCTACGTGAAGTCGTCCGTCGAGTCCAACGCCGAGGTCGGCGACAAGGCCAACGACGCCATCCGCGTCGACGGCCAGGACGTCCGCGCCAAGGTCGTGGGCGAGGGCGGCAACCTCGGCGCCACCCAGCTCGGCCGCATCGAGTTCGCCCGCGCCGGCGGCCCCGACCGCACCGGCGGCAAGATCAACACCGACGCCATCGACAACAGTGCCGGCGTCGACACCTCCGACCACGAGGTCAACATCAAGATCCTGCTCAACGGGCTCGTCGCCGAGGGCGACATGACCGTCAAGCAGCGCAACAAGATCCTCGCCGAGATGACCGACGAGGTCGGCCGGCTCGTGCTGCGCAACAACTACGCGCAGAACACCGCCCTCGCCAACGCCGTCGACCAGTCGCCGTCCCTGCTCCACGCCCACCAGCGCTTCATGCGCCGCCTGGGCCGCGACGGGGCGCTCGACCGCCAGCTGGAGTTCCTGCCCAACGACCGGCAGATCCGCGAGCTGCTCAACAACGAGAAGGGCCTCAGCCAGCCCGAGCTCGCCGTCCTCCTCGCGTACACCAAGATCACGGTGGCCGACGAGCTGATCGGCACGGAGCTGCCCGACGACCCGTACCTGGCGGGCCTGCTCCACGCCTACTTCCCGACGCTGCTGCGCGAGAAGTTCGGCGAGGCCGTCGACGGGCACGCGCTGCGCCGCGAGATCATCACCACCGTCCTGGTCAACGACACCGTCAACACCGGCGGCTCGACCTTCCTGCACCGCCTCCGCGAGGAGACCGGCGCGTCGCTGGAGGAGATCGTGCGGGCGCAGACCGCGGCCCGGGCCATCTTCCGGCTCGGCGACGTCTGGGACGCCGTCGAGGCCCTGGACAACAAGGTCCCGGCCGAGGTCCAGACCCGGATGCGGCTGCACTCCCGCCGGCTCGTCGAGCGCGGCACCCGCTGGCTGCTCAACAACCGGCCGCAGCCGCTCGCGATCGGCGAGACCATCGACTTCTTCGCGGAGCGGGTCGAGCAGGTCTGGGAGCGCCTGCCGGAGCTGCTGCGCGGCGCGGACCAGGAGTGGTACCGCTCGATCCTCGACGAGCTGACCGGCTTCGGCGTCCCGGAGGAGCTGGCCGTGCGCGTCGCGGGCTTCTCGTCCGCCTTCCCGACGCTCGACATCGTCGCGATCGCCGACCGCATCGAGAAGGACCCGCTGGCCGTCGCCGAGGTCTACTACGACCTGGCCGACCGGCTGAAGATCACCAGCCTGATGGACCGGATCATCGAGCTGCCGCGGGCCGACCGCTGGCAGTCCATGGCCCGCGCCTCCATCCGCGAGGACCTCTTCGCCGCCCACGCGGCGCTGACCTCGGACGTCCTGGTCGCCGGCAACGGCACCTCCACGCCGGAGGAGCGCTTCAAGGCGTGGGAGGAGAAGAACGCCGCGATCCTGGGCCGCGCCCGGACGACCCTGGACGAGATCCAGGGCTCGGACACCTTCGACCTGGCGAACCTGTCGGTCGCCATGCGGACGATGCGGACGCTGCTGCGCACGCACAGCTAG
- a CDS encoding Rv3235 family protein has product MPQHPAPAPAPAAAPDGPHGPTGVPRASVSAPDPAGGCGRPAPAGTTTSRPRPTVPAQARAGAARTAVARARHGRPGGAARRTLPVHTAFAERLVAVLSGERPVHSMLGLTVGEAYEQLVRLAPRAPSRGPGPRPVLRRCAAQPHSGDTVLEVFASLAAGHRVRALAFRLERGPDHRWRCAAVELDGLGRLVGGGPQP; this is encoded by the coding sequence ATGCCTCAGCACCCCGCGCCCGCCCCGGCCCCGGCGGCCGCCCCGGACGGCCCGCACGGCCCCACCGGCGTCCCCCGCGCCTCGGTGTCCGCGCCGGACCCGGCCGGCGGCTGCGGGCGCCCCGCGCCCGCCGGGACGACGACGAGCAGGCCCCGGCCCACCGTCCCCGCCCAGGCCCGCGCGGGCGCCGCTCGCACCGCCGTCGCCCGCGCCCGGCACGGACGCCCGGGCGGAGCCGCCCGCCGCACGCTCCCCGTGCACACGGCCTTCGCCGAGCGGCTGGTCGCGGTGCTCAGCGGGGAGCGGCCGGTGCACTCGATGCTGGGGCTGACCGTCGGGGAGGCGTACGAGCAGCTGGTGCGGCTCGCGCCCCGGGCACCGTCCCGGGGCCCGGGGCCCCGGCCCGTGCTGCGCCGCTGCGCCGCGCAGCCGCACTCCGGGGACACCGTCCTGGAGGTCTTCGCCTCCCTGGCCGCGGGGCACCGCGTCCGCGCCCTCGCCTTCCGCCTGGAGCGCGGCCCCGACCACCGCTGGCGGTGCGCCGCCGTCGAGCTGGACGGCCTCGGCCGACTGGTCGGCGGCGGCCCCCAGCCATGA
- a CDS encoding HAD family hydrolase, with the protein MGKHLGKHRTGKHLVWDWNGTLLDDIAAVIGATNAAFAELGLEPITLERYRELYTVPVPKFYERLMGRLPTDAEWLLMDGTFHRHYWERAEGCGLTAGAAELLADRQAAGGTQSLLSLAPHAELLPLVRRHGIAERFVRVDGRPDRSTDGKSGHMVRHLEALAVPAERIVVIGDAADDAVAAAHVGAKAVLFTGGSHSRTSLERVGVPVVDSLEEAVAVAEELA; encoded by the coding sequence ATGGGGAAGCACTTGGGGAAGCACCGCACGGGCAAGCACCTGGTCTGGGACTGGAACGGCACCCTGCTCGACGACATCGCCGCCGTCATCGGCGCCACCAACGCGGCCTTCGCGGAGCTGGGCCTCGAACCGATCACGCTGGAGCGGTACCGCGAGCTGTACACCGTCCCGGTGCCGAAGTTCTACGAGCGGCTGATGGGCCGGCTGCCCACCGACGCCGAATGGCTCCTGATGGACGGGACCTTCCACCGCCACTACTGGGAGCGGGCGGAGGGCTGCGGGCTGACCGCGGGCGCCGCCGAGCTGCTCGCCGACCGGCAGGCCGCCGGGGGCACCCAGTCGCTGCTCTCGCTCGCGCCGCACGCCGAGCTGCTGCCGCTGGTGCGGCGGCACGGGATCGCGGAGCGGTTCGTCCGGGTCGACGGGCGCCCCGACCGCTCCACGGACGGCAAGTCCGGGCACATGGTGCGCCACCTGGAGGCCCTCGCCGTGCCCGCCGAGCGGATCGTCGTCATCGGCGACGCCGCGGACGACGCGGTGGCCGCCGCGCACGTCGGTGCGAAGGCCGTGCTCTTCACCGGCGGCTCGCACAGCCGGACCTCGCTGGAGCGGGTCGGGGTGCCGGTCGTGGACTCCCTGGAGGAGGCCGTCGCCGTCGCGGAGGAGCTGGCCTAG
- a CDS encoding DJ-1/PfpI family protein: MAKILIVTGDAAESLEVLYPYQRLLEEGYEVDIAAPARKQLRFVVHDFEPGYDTYTEKPGYTWPADLAFSEVDPGEYAAVVIPGGRAPEYLRNDPELRKILKSFFDADKPVAQICHGPLLTAAVGGLEGRRVTAYPALELDMQAAGADFQDSAAVVDGLLVSSRAWPDHPTWMREFLKVLRAKG, translated from the coding sequence ATGGCGAAGATCTTGATCGTGACAGGGGACGCGGCCGAGTCCCTGGAGGTGTTGTACCCGTACCAGCGGCTGCTCGAAGAGGGGTACGAGGTCGACATCGCCGCTCCGGCGCGCAAACAGCTGCGGTTCGTGGTCCACGACTTCGAGCCCGGCTACGACACGTACACGGAGAAGCCGGGCTACACCTGGCCCGCCGACCTCGCCTTCTCCGAGGTCGACCCGGGCGAGTACGCGGCCGTGGTGATCCCGGGCGGGCGCGCCCCTGAGTACCTGCGCAACGACCCGGAGCTGCGCAAGATCCTGAAGTCCTTCTTCGACGCGGACAAGCCGGTGGCGCAGATCTGCCACGGCCCGCTGCTGACGGCGGCGGTCGGCGGTCTGGAGGGCCGCCGGGTCACCGCGTACCCGGCCCTGGAACTGGACATGCAGGCGGCGGGCGCCGACTTCCAGGACTCGGCCGCGGTCGTCGACGGGCTGCTCGTCTCCTCACGCGCCTGGCCGGACCACCCGACGTGGATGCGCGAGTTCCTGAAGGTGCTGCGCGCGAAGGGCTGA
- the secA gene encoding preprotein translocase subunit SecA, which yields MSVFNKLMRAGEGKILRKLHRIADQVNSIEEDFVNLSDADLRALTEEYKQRYADGESLDDLLPEAFATVREAAKRVLGQRHYDVQIMGGAALHLGYVAEMKTGEGKTLVGTLPAYLNALSGKGVHLITVNDYLAERDSELMGRVHKFLGLTVGCILANMTPAQRREQYACDITYGTNNEFGFDYLRDNMAWSKDELVQRGHNYACVDEVDSILVDEARTPLIISGPADQATKWYGDFAKLVTRLTKGEPGNPLKGIEETGDYEVDEKKRTVGIHEAGVAKVEDWLGIDNLYESVNTPLVGYLNNAIKAKELFKKDKDYVVIDGEVMIVDEHTGRILAGRRYNEGMHQAIEAKEGVQIKDENQTLATITLQNFFRLYDKLSGMTGTAMTEAAEFHQIYKLGVVPIPTNKPMQRKDQSDLIYRTEVAKFAAVVDDIVEKHEKGQPVLVGTTSVEKSEYLSQQLSKRGVPHEVLNAKHHEREASIVAQAGRRGAVTVATNMAGRGTDIKLGGNPDDLAEAELRQAGLDPVEHVEEWAAALPAAMERAEKAVKAEFEEVKELGGLYVLGTERHESRRIDNQLRGRSGRQGDPGESRFYLSLGDDLMRLFKAQMVERVMAMANVPDDVPIENKMVTRAIASAQSQVETQNFETRKNVLKYDEVLNRQREVIYGERRRVLEGEDLHEQIRHFMDDTIDDYIRQETAEGFAEEWDLDRLWGAFKQLYPVKVTIEELEDAAGDRAGITAEFIAESIKDDIHAQYEAREAQLGSEIMRELERRVVLSVLDRKWREHLYEMDYLQEGIGLRAMAQKDPLVEYQREGFDMFTAMMEGIKEESVGYLFNLEVQVEQQVEEVPVQAGAPSLDKGEAVPAGGRPEIRAKGLDAPQRPDRLHFSAPSVDGDGGVVEGDFASDDLDAGDGMTRAERRKAQKNAGGRRRKK from the coding sequence GTGTCCGTCTTCAACAAGCTCATGCGTGCAGGCGAAGGCAAGATCCTGCGCAAACTGCACCGCATCGCGGACCAGGTCAACTCCATCGAAGAGGACTTCGTCAACCTCTCCGACGCCGACCTGCGGGCCCTCACCGAGGAGTACAAGCAGCGGTACGCCGACGGCGAGAGCCTCGACGACCTGCTGCCCGAGGCGTTCGCCACCGTCCGCGAGGCGGCCAAGCGCGTCCTCGGCCAGCGTCACTACGACGTCCAGATCATGGGCGGCGCCGCGCTGCACCTCGGCTACGTCGCCGAGATGAAGACCGGTGAGGGCAAGACCCTCGTCGGCACGCTCCCGGCGTACCTGAACGCGCTGTCCGGCAAGGGCGTGCACCTGATCACGGTCAACGACTACCTGGCCGAGCGCGACTCCGAGCTGATGGGCCGGGTCCACAAGTTCCTCGGCCTGACCGTCGGCTGCATCCTCGCCAACATGACGCCGGCGCAGCGCCGTGAGCAGTACGCCTGCGACATCACGTACGGCACGAACAACGAGTTCGGCTTCGACTACCTGCGCGACAACATGGCGTGGTCGAAGGACGAGCTGGTCCAGCGCGGCCACAACTACGCGTGCGTGGACGAGGTCGACTCGATCCTCGTCGACGAGGCCCGTACGCCGCTGATCATCTCCGGCCCGGCCGACCAGGCCACCAAGTGGTACGGCGACTTCGCGAAGCTGGTCACCCGCCTCACCAAGGGCGAGCCCGGCAACCCGCTGAAGGGCATCGAGGAGACCGGCGACTACGAGGTCGACGAGAAGAAGCGCACGGTCGGCATCCACGAGGCCGGTGTCGCCAAGGTCGAGGACTGGCTCGGCATCGACAACCTCTACGAGTCGGTCAACACCCCGCTCGTCGGCTACCTGAACAACGCCATCAAGGCGAAGGAACTGTTCAAGAAGGACAAGGACTACGTCGTCATCGACGGCGAGGTCATGATCGTCGACGAGCACACCGGCCGTATCCTCGCCGGCCGCCGTTACAACGAGGGCATGCACCAGGCCATCGAGGCCAAGGAGGGCGTGCAGATCAAGGACGAGAACCAGACGCTCGCCACGATCACCCTCCAGAACTTCTTCCGCCTCTACGACAAGCTGTCCGGCATGACCGGTACGGCGATGACCGAGGCGGCCGAGTTCCACCAGATCTACAAGCTCGGTGTCGTCCCGATCCCGACGAACAAGCCGATGCAGCGCAAGGACCAGTCCGACCTGATCTACCGGACCGAGGTCGCCAAGTTCGCCGCCGTCGTCGACGACATCGTCGAGAAGCACGAGAAGGGCCAGCCGGTCCTCGTCGGCACCACGTCCGTCGAGAAGTCCGAGTACCTCTCGCAGCAGCTCTCCAAGCGCGGTGTGCCGCACGAGGTGCTGAACGCCAAGCACCACGAGCGCGAGGCCAGCATCGTCGCCCAGGCCGGCCGCCGCGGCGCCGTCACCGTCGCCACCAACATGGCCGGCCGCGGTACCGACATCAAGCTCGGCGGCAACCCGGACGACCTCGCCGAGGCCGAGCTGCGGCAGGCGGGTCTGGACCCGGTCGAGCACGTCGAGGAGTGGGCCGCGGCCCTCCCCGCCGCCATGGAGCGCGCCGAGAAGGCCGTGAAGGCGGAGTTCGAGGAGGTCAAGGAGCTGGGCGGGCTGTACGTGCTCGGCACCGAGCGCCACGAGTCGCGGCGTATCGACAACCAGCTGCGCGGTCGTTCCGGCCGTCAGGGCGACCCGGGCGAGTCCCGCTTCTACCTGTCGCTCGGCGACGACCTGATGCGGCTGTTCAAGGCGCAGATGGTCGAGCGCGTGATGGCCATGGCCAACGTGCCGGACGACGTGCCGATCGAGAACAAGATGGTCACCCGGGCCATCGCCTCCGCCCAGTCGCAGGTGGAGACGCAGAACTTCGAGACGCGCAAGAACGTCCTGAAGTACGACGAGGTCCTCAACCGGCAGCGCGAGGTCATCTACGGCGAGCGCCGCCGCGTCCTGGAGGGCGAGGACCTGCACGAGCAGATCCGCCACTTCATGGACGACACCATCGACGACTACATCCGCCAGGAGACCGCCGAGGGCTTCGCGGAGGAGTGGGACCTGGACCGGCTGTGGGGCGCCTTCAAGCAGCTCTACCCGGTGAAGGTCACCATCGAGGAGCTGGAGGACGCGGCGGGCGACCGCGCGGGCATCACCGCGGAGTTCATCGCCGAGTCCATCAAGGACGACATCCACGCCCAGTACGAGGCGCGCGAGGCGCAGCTCGGCTCCGAGATCATGCGCGAGCTGGAGCGCCGGGTCGTCCTCTCGGTCCTCGACCGCAAGTGGCGCGAGCACCTCTACGAGATGGACTACCTCCAGGAGGGCATCGGCCTGCGCGCGATGGCGCAGAAGGACCCGCTGGTCGAGTACCAGCGCGAGGGCTTCGACATGTTCACCGCGATGATGGAGGGCATCAAGGAGGAGTCCGTCGGCTACCTGTTCAACCTGGAGGTCCAGGTCGAGCAGCAGGTCGAGGAGGTCCCGGTGCAGGCCGGAGCGCCGTCCCTGGACAAGGGCGAGGCCGTCCCGGCGGGCGGGCGCCCGGAGATCCGCGCGAAGGGGCTCGACGCCCCGCAGCGGCCGGACCGGCTGCACTTCTCCGCGCCGTCGGTGGACGGCGACGGCGGTGTCGTCGAGGGCGACTTCGCCTCGGACGACCTGGACGCGGGCGACGGAATGACGCGGGCGGAGCGCCGCAAGGCGCAGAAGAACGCGGGCGGGCGTCGCCGCAAGAAGTGA
- a CDS encoding GNAT family N-acetyltransferase, with protein sequence MDPITLTSDRLRLRAFVPEDEDIVHAHCQDPAIRRWTTVPDPYTREDAVFFLNRLVPDGWRDDSDYAFAVEPRDGGPLFAAIGLHARGGGVWEVGFWLAPERRGQGYMAEAVRTVAHWAFTGLGCVRLIWRAEIGNTGSRAVAERVGFTVEGVQRAGLLHKGTLRDAWVGSLLPSDFGLPSPVPYLPPREAPPAVDPRASALPGDSGTVGPGA encoded by the coding sequence ATGGATCCCATCACGCTCACCAGCGACCGCCTCCGGCTGCGCGCCTTCGTCCCCGAGGACGAGGACATCGTCCACGCCCACTGCCAGGACCCCGCCATCCGCCGCTGGACGACCGTCCCGGACCCGTACACCCGCGAGGACGCCGTCTTCTTCCTGAACCGGCTGGTCCCGGACGGCTGGCGCGACGACTCCGACTACGCCTTCGCCGTCGAGCCGCGGGACGGCGGCCCCCTTTTCGCCGCCATCGGCCTGCACGCCCGCGGCGGCGGCGTCTGGGAGGTCGGCTTCTGGCTGGCGCCCGAGCGGCGCGGCCAGGGCTACATGGCGGAGGCGGTGCGGACCGTCGCCCACTGGGCCTTCACCGGCCTCGGCTGCGTCCGGCTGATCTGGCGCGCGGAGATCGGCAACACCGGCTCGCGCGCGGTGGCCGAGCGGGTCGGCTTCACCGTGGAGGGCGTCCAGCGGGCCGGCCTGCTGCACAAGGGCACCCTCCGGGACGCCTGGGTCGGCTCGCTGCTCCCCTCCGACTTCGGCCTGCCCAGCCCCGTCCCGTACCTGCCGCCGCGCGAGGCCCCGCCCGCCGTGGACCCCCGTGCGTCGGCCCTCCCCGGGGACTCCGGCACTGTCGGTCCGGGGGCCTAG